One genomic region from candidate division WOR-3 bacterium encodes:
- a CDS encoding efflux RND transporter periplasmic adaptor subunit has translation MKSRTRTLLIAIGAAVVLALVVVLNLKRPAPSESVTAETVKYGSIVSVVSATGKLRAQSQVNLQAQVMGTVNRLLVEEGDWVEKGDLLLELDRKTYEAQLVLARSSFEQAQASFGRIESLYARGLISAEQHEAAKASYEAARAQYEQAEDQLAKTSLRAPISGTVVQLNVKQGETVMLGTMNNPGTVIMVLADMSRMEARIDVDETDVVSLALGQPVRVEVDALPDTAFAGQVTKIGYMPTTSLLSTETQGTDFEVIVTLESVSPVLRPGMSVSAEITTASLDSVLVIPLQAVGRREVEGREQETVYLIEDGKAKLQVIRTGKASDTEVEVTEGLKPGDQVVTGPYKVLAKLKEGRRVTPSRVAAGPTFTENKKSEGTR, from the coding sequence ATGAAATCTCGTACCCGTACCCTGCTGATTGCCATCGGTGCCGCTGTTGTTCTTGCCCTCGTTGTTGTCCTCAACCTCAAGCGTCCGGCACCGTCGGAATCGGTCACGGCCGAGACCGTCAAGTACGGCTCAATTGTGTCGGTCGTTTCTGCCACCGGCAAGTTACGTGCCCAGAGTCAGGTAAACCTGCAGGCCCAAGTGATGGGCACGGTCAACCGTCTGCTTGTCGAGGAGGGCGACTGGGTTGAAAAAGGGGACCTCCTGCTTGAACTTGACCGGAAGACCTATGAGGCCCAGCTCGTGCTCGCCCGCTCCAGCTTTGAGCAGGCACAGGCCAGCTTTGGCCGCATCGAAAGTCTGTATGCCCGCGGCCTTATTTCGGCCGAGCAGCATGAGGCCGCCAAGGCTTCCTACGAGGCTGCCCGCGCTCAGTACGAACAGGCCGAGGACCAGCTTGCCAAGACTTCGCTCCGCGCTCCTATCTCCGGTACTGTTGTTCAGCTCAACGTCAAACAGGGCGAGACGGTGATGCTCGGTACAATGAATAACCCCGGTACAGTCATCATGGTGCTTGCCGACATGTCAAGAATGGAAGCCAGAATTGACGTTGACGAGACCGACGTTGTGTCACTCGCACTCGGCCAGCCAGTCAGAGTCGAAGTGGATGCCTTGCCTGACACCGCCTTTGCTGGCCAGGTCACGAAAATCGGCTACATGCCCACGACAAGCCTGCTGTCAACCGAGACCCAAGGAACAGACTTTGAAGTCATTGTCACTCTGGAGTCAGTCTCGCCGGTACTGCGGCCCGGTATGTCGGTCTCAGCCGAAATCACCACCGCGTCGCTCGATAGCGTCCTAGTCATACCGCTTCAGGCCGTGGGCCGGCGCGAGGTTGAAGGCCGGGAGCAGGAAACTGTCTATCTTATCGAAGATGGTAAGGCGAAGCTACAAGTCATAAGAACCGGCAAGGCCAGCGATACAGAGGTTGAGGTGACCGAAGGCTTGAAGCCGGGTGACCAGGTCGTCACCGGTCCGTACAAGGTGTTGGCGAAACTCAAGGAAGGCCGGCGCGTGACACCGAGCAGGGTGGCAGCAGGTCCGACATTTACCGAGAACAAGAAGTCTGAAGGAACCCGCTAA